A genomic window from Sulfurospirillum diekertiae includes:
- a CDS encoding NIPSNAP family protein: MIYEMRTYTVKVGKQHAYMKHFEEVGLPIISKYAKLVGYWYSDIGELNQVVHIWEYPDLNTREERRRALYHDKEWLENFVPLGLPMLEKQESKIMYASNFSPIQ; this comes from the coding sequence ATGATTTATGAAATGAGAACCTATACTGTGAAAGTTGGAAAACAGCACGCATATATGAAACATTTTGAAGAAGTGGGTCTACCAATTATCAGTAAATATGCAAAACTTGTAGGATATTGGTACAGTGACATTGGAGAGCTCAATCAGGTTGTTCATATTTGGGAATATCCAGATCTCAATACGAGAGAAGAGAGAAGGAGGGCACTTTATCATGATAAAGAATGGCTTGAAAATTTTGTTCCTCTTGGGTTACCTATGCTTGAAAAACAAGAGTCAAAAATAATGTATGCCTCAAATTTTTCACCTATTCAATAG